The following proteins are co-located in the Limanda limanda chromosome 5, fLimLim1.1, whole genome shotgun sequence genome:
- the tet3 gene encoding methylcytosine dioxygenase TET3, which yields MEIGSHDRLQEGALNLELANGVNRYCTDDEESMETEQQRAESIPPRKCWVAGKGKVSDTQQKQPCWKSSSGSTPGEPVHHANMEDAHNLVAFSAIAGSLPPSSSSSYLLAQPNTAQLYERFAQEKGAEGAQARISAGVPEGRHQTPEDLNTLQTALSQAKHGHKPANCNCDGPDCPDYLEWLDKKIKLATSEDQGAPKTTDAPPHLDPHLQQPRLQHQPQPYTQVNGGHHLSTSYSQQLQGSQGPYPDQVPCSKPPIPCSPQVLSLAKAKNINLQTAIAIEALTQLSGTNPQAVGIPGQSPYNSNLHHHQHTQNLPSQPPNGSSLILHSPGTHSSSSRCQSVPPGIHTSQQAPVSFEHHRPQSQGQPPHASPLPSSTSPFPGQGKPPGFSHSPQQWQKGPDRGSEQRNSWMCIKSEPKSHFAAAPHSSSDPMSELKQLLGDTSGTFSNAPFKLPVTQQLSLNQNGGIQAQDNPALSRLKQEQDSGEHYHHAASMGHYGMANGQQQGQHYPGTHMSPGQAVISHSTQAALQQHLHYKRNLFSNHSPGFGAPGPSAPLACQSLKKWWPQMEAEGLPHLAIKQEPKEPRKKKSVQGSPVLKGISGMLASSPLPKPKQIIIKKTKQKASLPTFLPQIQISVKKPPVLMMDRAPALTSLQAGCFPPLHLHSNSTQAAAAGLPAPAQSQVSMSNSSMTPSFTVSALSENTPAHMGPLPPPMAPAAHAKSEGIAPLAPSNTSTTTPLTSMSPSSTSQLPSLINIDPKYEDLIRQFEAEFGDAPDAPAGQPKEEIALAPQLGNQSQTSPRDLSTTSSSTSQSAPSVLTTQASSTPHHTDQEMDAHKDESGTQSESAMTQASTETPVKEECEGPLHVSLQHEAMLDKQQQPSVTEDHFSIPCSPLPKRMKIETSGDITVLSTTCYSEEDTPTKDSLPSSPSLRGFLESPLRYLESPTKSLLDTPSKDLQSEFPLCTCVEQIQEKDEGPYYNHLGSGPTVASIRTLMETRYGEKGEAVRIEKVVYTGREGKSSRGCPIAKWVIRRGSETEKLLCLVRERNGHHCANAVIIILIMAWEGVPKMLADKLYRELSDSLTKYGNATSRRCGLNDDRTCACQGKDSESCGASFSFGCSWSMYFNGCKYARSKLPRKFRLQGDRPEEEEKLRDNFQDLATEVAPLYERLAPQAYSNQCQTESKAPECRLGLKEGRPFSGVTACMDFCAHAHKDQHNLHNGCTVVCTLTKEDNRSVTEIPDDEQLHVLPLYKISRTDEFGSEEAQNLKMKTKAIHVLQAFRREVRKLPEPAKSCRQRRLDAKKAATEKKKIKLMQQAGEMPEKTVVKTEVCSAPQPQGNKAIIKQEMKPNIKKEPFNGSIDGYPVQAADPFNNIYPHPAYYARGGLPPNGQPSAPDPVNGYHPPPNLPPVHYGYYNYPPNALFPPKLRTYEGRNGPLPKAGGKAVQVDQKPDIQSLQAKLAQSYPGHLEQTSQPHHSAYGQPADYNQSRPSSVSSEHSNRGTPVIKQEPMDVPVYEGTVPSQAGANTPGNIIQHAAWPGHKLNGSIAPTNWDSHLNQKQSSEASSLNLEKQQFHQHSLQRQSSPFPQQWASYPGSHAMMASPAPSPTHQVPLSPSPSPYPGTPLQGNMYQGSARPSTPHSSTPRPGTPQPGTSHSGSVTPQPGTPDPGNPRHWPSPAYSPGLKHSNPAAYPDKIWSKTGESRCSTPLGLQEKAWKSCGGSAAGSTPSPAPEGRLFPEALQQSDQVHWDFRQAQSDIESIRRREEDEVFSDSEHNFLDPNIGGVAVAPAHGSILIECARRELHATTPLRRPDRSHPTRISLVFYQHKNLNQPMHGLALWEAKMKILAERALQRQQEAALLGLSQEDIKALGKKRKWGATAAGASPGPGQSKDKREGPVTRLAPTFHTTSMVTVSPYAFTRLTGPYSHFV from the exons ATGGAAATTGGGTCACATGACCGCCTCCAGGAAGGCGCGCTGAACCTGGAACTGGCCAATGGAGTGAATCGCTACTGTACTGATGATGAAGAATCTATGGAAACGGAGCAGCAGAGGGCAGAAAGCATCCCTCCAAGAAAGTGCTGGGTGGCAGGAAAAGGCAAAGTTAGTGACACCCAACAAAAGCAGCCATGTTGGAAGAGCAGCAGTGGTTCAACCCCTGGAGAGCCTGTGCACCATGCAAACATGGAGGATGCCCACAATCTGGTGGCTTTTTCCGCTATTGCTGGCTCCTtgcctccctcttcttcctcatcctaCCTTCTTGCGCAGCCTAACACAGCCCAGTTATATGAAAGGTTCGCCCAGGAGAAGGGTGCTGAGGGGGCTCAGGCCAGAATCTCTGCAGGTGTTCCTGAGGGAAGGCATCAAACTCCAGAAGACCTGAACACGCTACAGACAGCACTGAGCCAAGCCAAACACGGACACAAGCCCGCTAACTGCAACTGTGATGGGCCTGACTGTCCAGACTACCTTGAGTGGCTGGATAAGAAGATTAAGTTGGCAACCAGCGAGGACCAAGGTGCCCCCAAGACCACTGATGCTCCCCCACACTTAGACCCTCATCTACAACAACCCCGTTTGCAGCATCAACCTCAGCCCTACACCCAGGTGAATGGTGGCCACCATCTTTCTACTTCATACTCTCAGCAGCTACAGGGATCTCAAGGCCCATACCCAGACCAGGTGCCCTGCTCCAAACCCCCAATTCCTTGCTCACCCCAGGTGCTCTCCCTAGCCAAGGCAAAGAACATAAATCTTCAGACAGCTATTGCCATTGAAGCCCTGACCCAGTTATCTGGTACCAATCCACAAGCTGTTGGCATTCCTGGTCAAAGCCCTTACAACAGTAACCTTCATCACCACCAACATACCCAGAATCTCCCATCCCAGCCACCCAATGGCTCTAGCTTGATTCTACACTCTCCCGGCACCCACTCATCATCCTCACGTTGCCAGTCCGTCCCCCCAGGAATACACACCAGCCAGCAGGCTCCAGTGTCCTTTGAGCACCACAGGCCCCAGTCACAGGGCCAGCCACCTCATGcttcccctctcccctcctctacctctccctTCCCAGGTCAGGGAAAACCTCCAGGCTTCAGCCACAGTCCCCAACAATGGCAGAAGGGCCCAGACAGAGGCTCTGAACAGAGGAATTCATGGATGTGTATTAAGTCTGAGCCCAAGTCTCACTTTGCTGCTGCACCTCACAGTAGCTCAGACCCTATGTCAGAGCTCAAACAGCTGCTTGGGGACACCAGTGGCACGTTCAGCAATGCTCCTTTCAAGCTTCcagtcacacagcagctcagCTTGAACCAGAATGGAGGTATCCAGGCCCAGGATAACCCAGCACTGTCCAGGTTAAAGCAAGAGCAAGACTCTGGTGAGCACTATCATCATGCTGCATCCATGGGACATTATGGCATGGCTAATGGTCAGCAGCAGGGTCAGCACTACCCTGGCACTCACATGTCACCGGGCCAAGCAGTCATCAGCCACTCCACTCAGGCAGCTCTACAACAGCACCTTCACTACAAGAGGAATCTCTTCTCTAACCACTCCCCTGGCTTTGGAGCACCAGGCCCATCTGCACCTTTGGCTTGCCAAAGCTTGAAAAAATGGTGGCCACAGATGGAGGCAGAAGGTTTGCCACATCTGGCCATCAAGCAGGAACCTAAAGAACCCAGGAAGAAAAAGAGTGTCCAGGGGTCTCCTGTATTAAAAGGTATAAGTGGGATGCTTGCAAGCTCTCCCTTGCCCAAACCCAAACAGATAATCATCAAGAAGACCAAGCAGAAAGCTTCCTTGCCAACGTTCCTGCCTCAGATTCAGATCAGTGTAAAGAAACCACCAGTCCTCATGATGGACAGAGCCCCGGCCCTGACCAGCCTGCAAGCAGGTTGTTtccctcctctgcacctccatAGTAACTCcactcaggctgctgctgcaggcctCCCTGCCCCAGCCCAATCTCAGGTATCCATGTCCAACTCCTCAATGACTCCCTCTTTCACCGTTTCTGCTTTGTCAGAAAACACTCCAGCCCATATGGGCCCTCTGCCCCCACCTATGGCTCCTGCAGCCCATGCTAAGTCAGAAGGAATAGCTCCCCTGGCCCCCAgtaacaccagcaccaccacacCTCTGACCTCCATGTCTCCATCCAGCACCTCACAATTACCGAGTCTTATCAACATAGACCCTAAGTACGAAGATCTGATTCGCCAGTTTGAGGCTGAATTTGGGGACGCCCCAGATGCTCCTGCTGGTCAGCCAAAGGAGGAAATTGCTTTAGCACCGCAGCTGGGGAATCAGTCCCAGACCAGTCCCCGGGACCTCAGTACCACATCATCATCCACGTCCCAGTCAGCTCCCTCAGTTCTCACCACTCAAGCTAGCTCCACACCTCATCACACTGATCAGGAGATGGATGCTCACAAGGATGAGTCAGGGACCCAAAGTGAATCAGCCATGACCCAGGCTTCCACAGAGACCCCTGTGAAGGAGGAGTGTGAGGGGCCCCTCCATGTCTCTCTGCAGCATGAGGCAATGCTGGACAAGCAGCAGCAACCCAGTGTGACAGAGGATCATTTCAGCATTCCTTGTTCCCCGCTGCCTAAACGCATGAAGATTGAAACCTCGGGTGATATAACAGTGCTGTCCACCACATGCTATTCTGAGGAGGACACCCCGACAAAGGACAGTCTGccttcttctccatctctcaGAGGCTTCCTCGAGTCTCCTCTGCGTTACCTGGAGAGCCCCACCAAGAGCTTGCTGGATACTCCCTCCAAGGATCTACAGTCAGAGTTTCCCCTCTGTACCTGTGTGG aACAAATCCAGGAGAAAGACGAAGGACCCTACTACAATCACCTGGGATCTGGACCTACTGTTGCATCCATCCGAACTCTGATGGAGACCAG GTATGGAGAGAAAGGGGAGGCTGTCCGGATTGAGAAGGTGGTGTACACaggcagagagggaaagagtTCACGAGGATGTCCCATCGCCAAGTGG gtCATCCGCCGtggcagtgagacagagaaactgCTTTGCCTGGTGCGTGAGCGTAATGGCCACCACTGTGCCAACGctgtcatcatcatcctcattatGGCCTGGGAAGGTGTCCCGAAGATGCTGGCCGACAAGCTGTACCGTGAGCTCAGCGACAGCCTCACCAAATACGGCAACGCCACCAGCCGACGCTGTGGCCTGAATGATGA CCGTACCTGTGCATGTCAAGGCAAGGATTCCGAGAGTTGTGGTGCTTCCTTCTCCTTTGGCTGCTCGTGGAGTATGTACTTTAATGGCTGCAAGTACGCTCGAAGCAAATTGCCGCGCAAGTTCAGGCTACAAGGAGATCGCCCTGAAGAG gaggagaaactcagggaTAACTTTCAGGATCTTGCAACTGAGGTGGCTCCTTTGTACGAACGGCTCGCCCCACAGGCGTACAGTAATCAG TGTCAGACAGAGTCCAAAGCTCCAGAGTGCAGGCTGGGCTTAAAGGAGGGCCGACCGTTCTCTGGAGTCACTGCTTGCATGGACTTCTGCGCCCACGCTCATAAGGACCAGCACAATCTCCATAATGGTTGCACAGTG GTGTGCACTTTAACTAAAGAGGACAACCGTTCGGTGACGGAGATCCCTGATGACGAGCAGCTTCATGTGCTGCCTCTCTACAAGATTTCCCGGACTGATGAGTTTGGCAGCGAGGAGGCCCAGAACCtcaagatgaaaacaaaagcCATCCATGTGCTGCAGGCTTTCCGCCGTGAAGTACGCAAATTGCCCGAACCTGCCAAGTCGTGCCGACAGCGCAGACTGGATGCCAAGAAGGCCGCGACcgagaagaagaaaattaaaCTAATGCAGCAGGCAGGGGAGATGCCAGAGAAAACAGTGGTGAAGACTGAGGTCTGCAGTGCACCTCAACCCCAAGGCAATAAAG CAATTATAAAACAAGAGATGAAGCCCAACATCAAGAAGGAGCCCTTCAACGGATCAATAGATGGATACCCTGTGCAGGCAGCAGACCCATTCAACAACATTTATCCACACCCTGCCTACTATGCAAGGGGAGGCCTCCCCCCAAATGGCCAGCCCTCTGCACCTGATCCAGTGAATGGTTACCATCCACCACCCAATCTGCCCCCAGTGCACTATGGCTACTACAACTACCCCCCTAATGCACTTTTCCCCCCTAAGCTGAGAACCTACGAGGGTCGAAATGGCCCTTTGCCCAAAGCAGGCGGTAAGGCTGTCCAAGTAGACCAGAAACCTGATATTCAGAGCCTTCAGGCCAAACTGGCCCAGTCCTACCCTGGCCACCTGGAGCAAACCAGCCAACCACACCATAGCGCTTATGGCCAGCCTGCAGATTACAACCAGTCCCgtccttcctctgtctcctctgagcACTCCAACAGGGGCACTCCAGTAATCAAACAGGAGCCTATGGATGTGCCCGTCTATGAAGGCACAGTGCCGAGCCAGGCTGGTGCTAACACACCAGGCAACATCATCCAGCATGCTGCTTGGCCAGGACACAAGCTTAATGGAAGTATCGCTCCCACAAACTGGGACAGCCATCTGAACCAGAAACAAAGTTCTGAAGCCTCATCACTGAACCTGGAAAAGCAGCAGTTCCACCAACACTCACTGCAGCGGCAGTCCTCTCCCTTCCCCCAGCAGTGGGCATCATACCCAGGCTCACATGCCATGATGGCCTCTCCTGCCCCATCACCAACACACCAGGtacctctctctccatctccatccccTTACCCTGGCACTCCGCTCCAAGGCAACATGTACCAAGGCTCTGCACGTCCTTCCACCCCACACTCCAGCACCCCTCGCCCAGGTACACCACAGCCTGGCACCTCTCACTCAGGCTCAGTTACACCACAGCCAGGTACCCCAGACCCTGGCAACCCCAGACACTGGCCCAGCCCTGCATACAGCCCTGGTTTGAAGCACAGCAATCCTGCAGCATACCCAGACAAAATCTGGTCCAAGACTGGGGAGAGTCGATGTTCCACTCCCCTTGGGCTCCAGGAGAAGGCCTGGAAGTCTTGTGGTGGTTCAGCGGCAGGCAGTACTCCGTCCCCTGCCCCTGAGGGCCGTCTCTTCCCCGAGGCCCTGCAGCAGTCAGATCAGGTCCACTGGGACTTCAGGCAAGCTCAGAGTGACATCGAGAGCATCAGGCGCCGGGAGGAGGACGAGGTGTTCTCGGACAGCGAGCACAACTTCCTAGATCCCAATATTGGGGGTGTAGCTGTTGCACCAGCCCATGGCTCCATCTTGATTGAATGTGCCCGTCGGGAATTACACGCCACCACACCACTCAGAAGGCCTGATCGCTCCCACCCCACCCGCATCTCCCTGGTC